In one window of Phormidium ambiguum IAM M-71 DNA:
- a CDS encoding Fur family transcriptional regulator, which produces MPVYTASSLKAELNERGWRLTPQRETILHLFQELPKGDHLSAEDLYQRLESQGESISLSTIYRSLKLMARMGILRELELGEGHKHYELNQPYPHHHDHLICVRCNKTVEFKNDAILKIGTKTAEKEGYQLLDCQLTIHAICPACQRALLPI; this is translated from the coding sequence ATGCCTGTCTACACAGCATCCTCACTGAAAGCTGAGCTAAATGAAAGAGGTTGGCGTTTAACTCCCCAGAGGGAAACAATTTTGCACCTTTTCCAAGAATTGCCCAAAGGCGATCATTTAAGTGCTGAAGATCTTTATCAGCGGTTAGAAAGCCAAGGGGAATCAATTAGCTTATCTACGATTTACCGCAGCCTGAAATTAATGGCGAGAATGGGTATCCTACGTGAGTTGGAATTGGGCGAGGGACATAAACACTATGAACTCAATCAACCTTATCCCCATCATCACGACCATCTGATTTGCGTGCGTTGTAATAAGACTGTCGAATTTAAAAATGATGCCATTTTGAAAATAGGAACTAAAACCGCAGAAAAAGAAGGATATCAACTACTTGACTGTCAACTTACGATTCATGCGATTTGTCCTGCTTGTCAACGGGCATTGCTGCCGATTTAG